Proteins from one Rosa chinensis cultivar Old Blush chromosome 7, RchiOBHm-V2, whole genome shotgun sequence genomic window:
- the LOC112178073 gene encoding uncharacterized protein LOC112178073: MAWHTFEETLTNEALHWFLNLPTNSIDSFQELGDKFLQWFILFDSNYRTTPDLFRLKQRPNESLRDFVRRWQKQATQYSSLNPALAASAFKQALQPGYFLLQINTNPPATYGDLLDAATAFVQAEYYIFGRDTGASTNPINVPHLNNPNGSTDSMNTDANMDKPAQHNERAPMGRPSYSDKRDKQYGTSLEKAKHTSSSSRYRNAPYNSNRYKEAPNYDTPRYEIYTTLTTSYEDIWNSHKDIIPRPPKRRPEQEKPRDNGKYCTYHEETSHPTNIYWALKNAKLL; this comes from the coding sequence ATGGCCTGGCACACATTTGAGGAAACTTTAACGAACGAGGCCTTACATTGGTTCCTCAACTTGCCCACCAACTCCATTGATAGCTTCCAGGAACTCGGGGACAAGTTCCTCCAGTGGTTCATCTTATTCGACAGTAATTATCGCACAACCCCCGACCTATTCCGACTCAAACAGAGGCCCAATGAGAGCTTGAGAGACTTTGTTCGAAGGTGGCAGAAGCAGGCTACACAGTATAGCTCTCTCAACCCTGCCCTAGCGGCATCGGCATTCAAGCAAGCCCTCCAACCAGGATACTTCTTGCTTCAGATTAACACCAACCCTCCCGCAACATATGGTGACTTACTTGATGCCGCTACCGCCTTTGTTCAGGCCGAGTACTATATTTTCGGTCGCGACACGGGTGCTAGTACAAATCCTATTAATGTACCCCATCTCAATAACCCTAACGGAAGCACCGACAGTATGAACACGGATGCCAACATGGACAAACCCGCTCAACACAATGAAAGAGCACCAATGGGGAGGCCTTCTTACAGTGATAAGAGAGATAAGCAATATGGCACAAGCCTCGAGAAAGCCAAGCACACTTCGTCAAGCAGCCGATATCGCAACGCACCATATAACAGTAATCGATACAAAGAAGCCCCAAATTATGATACACCCAGATATGAGATATATACCACACTCACCACCTCCTACGAGGACATATGGAACAGCCACAAAGATATCATCCCACGCCCACCAAAACGCAGACCCGAACAAGAGAAGCCTCGAGACAACGGTAAGTATTGCACCTACCATGAGGAAACCAGCCATCCCACCAACATCTATTGGGCGTTAAAGAATGCTAAGCTCCTATAG